In a genomic window of Chloroflexaceae bacterium:
- a CDS encoding PIG-L family deacetylase, which translates to MSKRVLVIAAHPDDETYGVGGTIARHVRRGDRVTVLIMTDGVTARHTVTSLQETAALNACAVLGVEDVRFARLPDQRLDALPLLELIRPITAAITDTGAQIVYTHHRGDANQDHRTIFAATMVAIRPFGACPVEQAYSYEVASSTEWGAPFAETAFQPTCFVDISSTLETKLRAVAVYTETHESEVKPFPHPRSPEATRIYAQQRGVSVGMLAAEAFVTIRQLMKED; encoded by the coding sequence ATGTCGAAGCGTGTGCTTGTCATCGCCGCTCACCCGGACGATGAGACCTACGGGGTGGGTGGGACAATTGCTCGCCATGTTCGCCGAGGTGATCGCGTGACGGTGCTGATCATGACCGATGGAGTAACCGCACGCCATACCGTCACTAGTCTGCAAGAAACGGCGGCGCTCAACGCCTGCGCCGTCCTGGGGGTGGAGGATGTGCGATTCGCGCGCCTACCTGATCAGCGTCTCGATGCACTCCCGCTACTCGAATTGATCCGTCCCATAACCGCGGCCATCACCGATACCGGGGCCCAGATCGTCTACACGCACCATCGGGGGGATGCCAACCAGGATCACCGGACGATCTTCGCGGCGACGATGGTGGCCATCCGTCCCTTTGGCGCCTGCCCCGTTGAGCAGGCCTACAGCTACGAAGTGGCGTCCTCCACAGAGTGGGGCGCGCCATTCGCCGAGACGGCGTTTCAGCCGACCTGTTTCGTTGATATCAGTTCAACGCTTGAAACCAAACTGCGAGCGGTTGCGGTCTATACCGAAACGCACGAGAGCGAAGTCAAACCCTTTCCTCACCCCCGCTCGCCTGAGGCAACGCGGATTTACGCGCAGCAGCGCGGGGTAAGCGTGGGTATGCTCGCAGCAGAAGCCTTCGTAACGATCCGTCAACTGATGAAGGAGGACTAA
- a CDS encoding WbqC family protein, which produces MFVTIHQPEHLPWLGFFDKLRQAELFVLLDTCQFAKDDFQNRNRIKTANGPTWLTVPVYKTGRSDQTINEVEICNDRNWRQRCWSLMRQSYGRAPYFNDHASFFADLYRRDWRSLVELNIAIITYLAEQFGLGGRFVRASKLGIDERGPTTVNLAICRAVGASAYLSGRAGRTYLDEERFAEHGIRVVYQDFQHPVYPQLWGDFIPAMSAVDLLFNCGPTSRAILDGASLPAGQPVEAPVYGPLA; this is translated from the coding sequence GTGTTCGTCACCATTCATCAACCGGAACACCTTCCCTGGCTTGGCTTCTTTGACAAACTGCGACAGGCCGAACTGTTCGTACTTCTCGACACCTGTCAGTTTGCCAAAGATGATTTCCAGAACCGGAACCGGATCAAGACTGCGAACGGTCCAACCTGGCTCACTGTACCGGTCTACAAAACCGGCCGGTCGGATCAGACGATTAACGAGGTGGAAATCTGCAACGATCGGAACTGGCGCCAGCGCTGCTGGTCGTTGATGCGCCAGAGCTACGGACGTGCGCCGTATTTCAACGATCACGCCTCGTTCTTCGCTGACCTGTACCGGCGTGACTGGCGCTCGCTGGTTGAATTGAATATCGCCATTATTACCTACCTGGCCGAACAGTTTGGGCTCGGTGGGCGATTTGTCCGCGCCTCCAAACTAGGAATCGATGAACGCGGACCAACTACCGTCAATCTTGCGATCTGCCGGGCAGTAGGCGCATCGGCCTACCTTTCGGGTCGGGCCGGTCGAACCTACCTCGATGAGGAACGCTTTGCCGAGCACGGCATCAGGGTGGTCTATCAGGATTTTCAGCACCCTGTTTACCCCCAACTATGGGGGGACTTCATACCGGCAATGTCCGCAGTCGATCTCTTGTTTAACTGTGGACCAACCAGTCGCGCCATTCTCGATGGCGCCAGTCTGCCAGCCGGGCAGCCCGTAGAAGCGCCTGTGTACGGTCCACTGGCATAA
- a CDS encoding sugar transferase yields the protein MGKRLFDVLCAGLGLALTWPLILAGAIAVRLSSPGPIFYRARRAGRNGVPFTMYKLRTMRTGLDHPNRRVTEANDDRITPVGKWLRRFRIDELPQLWNVLRGDMSIIGPRPEDYEIVQRHYTSEQRRTLSVRPGLAAPSDVRWYPDFTYHDPPPPGVPLQEYYIARHLPARLAWDLRYIERQSLLLDLQIIAQVLFCILVYSWAPPPRRPVTADLLTSE from the coding sequence ATGGGCAAGCGCCTGTTTGATGTGCTGTGCGCCGGTCTTGGACTGGCCCTGACGTGGCCCCTGATCCTGGCGGGGGCGATTGCGGTCCGCCTGAGCTCACCCGGTCCGATCTTCTACCGGGCGCGTCGCGCGGGGCGCAATGGCGTTCCCTTCACGATGTACAAGCTGCGCACCATGCGCACGGGCCTCGACCATCCGAACCGGCGGGTCACGGAAGCGAATGACGATCGGATTACACCCGTCGGCAAATGGCTGCGCCGGTTCCGAATTGATGAATTGCCGCAACTCTGGAACGTGCTGCGAGGCGATATGTCTATCATCGGGCCGCGTCCCGAAGACTACGAGATTGTCCAGCGCCACTATACCTCCGAGCAGCGACGCACGCTCAGCGTGCGACCCGGTCTCGCCGCCCCGTCGGATGTTCGCTGGTATCCCGACTTTACGTACCACGACCCGCCGCCGCCCGGGGTGCCATTGCAAGAGTATTACATCGCGCGGCACCTGCCCGCCCGGCTGGCGTGGGATCTGCGCTACATCGAGCGCCAGTCGCTTCTCCTTGATCTGCAGATCATCGCCCAGGTTCTCTTTTGCATCCTGGTGTACTCCTGGGCGCCGCCGCCCCGGCGACCCGTCACCGCAGACCTGCTGACAAGTGAATGA
- a CDS encoding glycosyltransferase family 4 protein, which yields MRALQIAGNSSYGGGDYLLIRWCRYLLDQGWDVDVLATDPVVVAELQRIPRLRVITSILIPRDIAPGPQIRAAAQLFALLRRERYAVVHTYTATPGFLGRIIARMAGVPVILHHQAGWAVNEFSSLSERLFFTPLEYIATLASTRTICVSHADAINARRFHCAPQSKLVTICNGIDPSPFAGTKPAMSGGSLRRELGIPETHLVIGNTGRLAAQKDNASLIRAMASLRSLLGPRPFTLLLAGDGPERDALEQLRDALDLRDQVRFLGFRRDIPAILEALDIFVSPSLWEGLSISILEAMAAARPIVTTSILANAELIEHEVTGLLAPPRAPEVLATMIARFANEPELALQCATQARSRVMERYSLDRMLAETLDLQVRLLPPNLRRQVSGSFAKGNL from the coding sequence ATGCGAGCGCTCCAGATCGCCGGGAACTCGAGTTATGGCGGCGGCGACTACCTGTTAATCCGCTGGTGCCGTTACCTGCTGGACCAGGGTTGGGACGTGGATGTCCTGGCAACCGATCCGGTCGTTGTTGCTGAGTTGCAGCGTATTCCACGTCTACGGGTCATCACCTCGATCCTGATTCCGCGCGACATCGCTCCCGGCCCCCAGATTCGGGCCGCGGCGCAACTCTTCGCTCTGCTGCGCCGCGAACGGTACGCCGTCGTGCATACGTACACGGCAACCCCCGGCTTTCTTGGCCGGATCATTGCTCGCATGGCCGGCGTACCGGTGATTCTGCACCACCAGGCGGGATGGGCCGTCAATGAGTTCTCCTCACTCTCCGAGCGTCTGTTCTTTACACCGCTTGAATACATAGCAACGCTCGCTTCGACCCGCACTATCTGCGTCAGTCACGCCGACGCGATCAATGCGCGCCGCTTTCACTGCGCGCCCCAATCGAAACTTGTCACAATCTGTAATGGGATCGACCCATCGCCGTTTGCCGGGACAAAACCTGCAATGTCGGGCGGCAGCCTGCGCCGTGAACTCGGCATTCCCGAGACGCACCTGGTGATCGGCAATACCGGGCGCCTGGCTGCCCAGAAGGATAATGCCAGCCTTATTCGGGCCATGGCCTCGTTACGCTCGCTTCTGGGTCCACGGCCCTTCACGCTGCTTCTGGCAGGCGATGGTCCCGAACGGGACGCGCTTGAGCAACTCCGCGATGCGCTCGACCTGCGCGACCAGGTCCGCTTCCTGGGCTTTCGACGTGACATCCCCGCCATCCTGGAGGCCCTGGACATCTTTGTCAGCCCCTCCCTCTGGGAAGGTCTGTCCATTTCGATCCTTGAAGCTATGGCCGCCGCCCGTCCGATTGTGACCACCAGCATCCTCGCCAATGCCGAACTGATCGAGCACGAGGTCACCGGGTTACTGGCGCCTCCACGCGCGCCTGAGGTGCTCGCGACTATGATCGCGCGCTTCGCCAATGAACCGGAACTGGCGCTTCAGTGCGCCACCCAGGCCCGAAGCCGGGTAATGGAACGATACAGTCTTGACCGAATGCTCGCCGAGACCCTTGACCTGCAAGTCAGGCTGCTTCCGCCAAACTTGCGACGGCAGGTTTCAGGATCATTCGCGAAGGGGAACCTATGA